A stretch of the Dioscorea cayenensis subsp. rotundata cultivar TDr96_F1 chromosome 4, TDr96_F1_v2_PseudoChromosome.rev07_lg8_w22 25.fasta, whole genome shotgun sequence genome encodes the following:
- the LOC120258350 gene encoding uncharacterized protein LOC120258350, protein MRMLTGTGMALMEESLPSQLKNQKPMQIIKGPISNTNDTIISNESARATSSSNSSEATDLSRPRVACTDGSSLKKIKSLADIYNTCSFALNVIYQLNFNEVVKYKEWKDAMDVELSAIQSNNTYQLTDLPPDKRVVGDIQADGQIQKHKARLVARGYTQQYGVDYVEVFYR, encoded by the exons ATGAGGATGCTCACTGGGACTGGCATGGCACTGATGGAAGAGAGCCTTCCATCACAATTGAAGAATCAAAAACCAATGCAAATAATTAAAG GGCCAATCTCAAACACCAATGACACTATCATATCTAACGAATCAGCAAGAGCCACATCTTCTTCAAACTCCAGCGAAGCAACTGATTTGTCAAGACCAAGAGTAGCATGCACAGATGGTTCATCTCTCAAGAAGATAAAGTCTCTCGCAGACATCTACAACACATGCTCGTTTGCACTCAATGTTATATACCAATTGAATTTCAATGAGGTAGTGAAGTATAAAGAGTGGAAGGATGCTATGGATGTAGAACTTTCAGCAATTCAGAGTAACAACACTTACCAATTGACTGATTTACCGCCTGACAAAAGAGTTGTAGGGGATATACAGGCTGATGGTCAAATCCAGAAACACAAAGCCAGGTTGGTGGCTAGGGGATATACACAGCAATATGGAGTGGATTATGTTGAGGTGTTTTACCGGTAG
- the LOC120258375 gene encoding mannan endo-1,4-beta-mannosidase 2-like, with amino-acid sequence MLGNRVLFPFLGLASCVIFIYITYGDFGYQPVEQNMMSFVGRNETKFMLDGKPFFVNGWNSYWLMDHAVEKSTRQKVRDIFYLASKMGLTVCRTWAFNDGTYNALQVSLGNFDEQVFQGLDYVIMEARKHGIRLLLSLVNNLEAYGGKPQYVQWAWEEGLSLNSSEDSFFFDPAIRSYFKDYLKAILTRENHLTGIEYRDDPTIFAWELMNEPRCVTDPSGDTLQKWIEEMSAYVKSIDKNHLVTIGIEGFYGPKSPPEKRNVNPSEYYGNVGTDFISNTNASGIDFASVHVYPDQWLEVSELDNQLRYIFKWVNSHIEDGEKILKKPVLLTEFGLSCNSKDFHNTQRDKLYKTIFDIVYKSAQENGAGAGALVWQLMVKGMDTYVDDYGFIPRKRSSLFKLLKEQSCRMAVLHHGEDWARKTSKGECRNN; translated from the exons atgttagggaatagggtctTGTTTCCTTTTCTTGGCCTTGCATCTTGTGTGATATTCATATACATTACTTATGGGGACTTTGGTTACCAACCTGTTGAGCAAAATATGATGAGTTTTGTGGGGAGGAATGAGACTAAGTTCATGTTGGATGGTAAGCCATTCTTTGTTAATGGATGGAACTCTTACTGGCTAATGGATCATGCTGTGGAAAAATCCACTAGGCAAAAGGTCAGGGACATTTTCTATCTTGCTTCCAAGATGGGTCTTACTGTTTGCAGAACTTGGGCATTCAATGATGGAACTTACAATGCTCTGCAAGTTTCTCTCGGCAACTTCGACGAGCAGGTTTTTCAG GGATTGGATTATGTTATTATGGAAGCTCGAAAACACGGTATTCGCCTGCTCCTTAGTTTGGTGAACAATTTGGAAGCATATGGTGGGAAGCCTCAGTATGTTCAATGGGCATGGGAAGAAGGTTTGAGCTTGAATTCCTCCGAGGATTCCTTCTTCTTTGATCCTGCTATTCGGAGTTATTTCAAGGATTACTTGAAG GCTATACTGACTAGGGAAAATCACTTAACCGGGATTGAATATCGAGATGATCCTACTATCTTTGCATGGGAGCTGATGAATGAACCACGTTGCGTCACCGATCCATCAGGTGACACTCTCCAA AAATGGATTGAAGAAATGTCAGCATATGTAAAATCAATTGACAAGAACCATTTAGTAACTATCGGTATAGAGGGGTTCTATGGTCCAAAAAGCCCTCCGGAAAAAAGGAATGTCAATCCCAGCGAGTACTATGGTAATGTAGGAACTGACTTTATTAGCAACACGAATGCCTCTGGCATTGATTTCGCATCTGTCCATGTATACCCTGATCAATG GTTAGAAGTATCAGAACTTGATAATCAACTGAGATACATCTTCAAGTGGGTGAATTCTCACATCGAAGATGGCGAAAAGATACTGAAAAAACCAGTACTGCTCACGGAATTTGGACTTTCATGCAACAGCAAGGACTTCCATAACACTCAAAGGGATAAGCTTTACAAGACGATATTCGACATTGTGTACAAGTCTGCACAGGAAAATGGAGCTGGTGCAGGAGCTCTTGTTTGGCAATTAATGGTTAAAGGCATGGATACTTATGTcgatgattatggttttattccTCGGAAGCGTTCTTCGCTGTTTAAATTGCTAAAAGAACAGTCATGCCGCATGGCGGTATTGCATCACGGAGAGGATTGGGCAAGGAAAACATCTAAAGGTGAATGCCGAAATAACTGA